The genomic window AATCATGTTACATTCGGCCCCCGATCCATCCCGGCTCGCCGCGTTGCGCCTCGCTTGCGTACCGCCTTGGGTACGCGACGCTCTGGCGCGCCTTGCGATCCGGGCGCCTCGGCGACCTCGGTGTTAACATGATTTCCGAAATGCAACACTAGAGGCCGCGCTCCTTGAGAACCCGCATCAGCTCGAGGATGTTGAAGGGCTTCCGGAGGACCATGGCGCCCGTTCGCCGGGTCACACGGCGGAGCTGGTGTTCCCGCGCCTCGCCCGAGATGAAGACCACCCGATCGCGAAAATAGGGATTGAGCTGCAGGACCCGATCGTAGAGGAGCAGACCATCCTCCTCGGGCAGGACGAGATCCACGACGAGACCGTCGAAATTCGCCTCCGCGATGCGCTCCATCGCCTCGTCGGAGTTGAACGCCGTCTCGACCCGGTAGCCGGCGCCCGACAAGACCTCCTGCAATAGTTCCTGGACTCCGGGATCGTCGTCGACCACCAGCAGGCGCCGGGGATTCGCCTCCTCCGGGGCCAGAATTCCTTCCGCATGCTCCACCTGACCCGACAGATGGAGATCGTTGAGACGCGCTCTCGGATCCATTTTCTCCCCCTTCCACGATTCTCGCCTGACGCGATGGCTCAGGCGCACGAAGGTGAATATGGGCCGGAGGAGGATCTTTTCAATTCGAATTCTGAAATCCGCGGAAAGACGGAAGTGCGGTATTTTTGGACACTTGCGAGGTCCGTGCGGGTCCGGCGTGGTTTTCAGCTGGGAGGATGGCGGGATTGCTAGAGAGCGGGAGTTTTCTCCCCGCCGGGCGGCCGATGTGGCCGCCGATTCCGGGGCGAATCGGATTTGGTGGAGCTGACGGGGATCGAACCCGTGACCTCATGACTGCCAGTCATGCGCGCTCCCAGCTGCGCTACAGCCCCATCAGGAAGGGCGCGAGTATAGCCGAAGGCCCCCGGGGGCGCAAGGATTGACCCGGCTACTGGATGTAGCCCAGAGACTTCAGACGCTCGATCACGTTCGAGTCGACCTCCTGGTCCGCCGCCGCGGGGGAAGGAGCCGGGCGCGGCGGGTAGGCGTCGACGTAGGCCGCTTTCCGGCGTTCCGCCCCGAGCTCGGAGAAGGCTCCCGCCAGGATCTTTCCGGGAAGCTGTCGCGAGATCGGCTCGCCGATCAGGGCGAAGACGGTGGGAAGAACGTCGACGAGTGTGGCTCCTTCGATGGTCGCTCCGGGAGCGATGCCGCGTCCGTAGAGGGCGAGGATTCCCTCCAGCCGATGATGGCCCGAGGTCGTCGGCTTGCCGGGGAAGAAGACCGGCTTGAATCCGTGGTCCGAAAGCACGACGAGCGTGGAGTGCTGGTCCATGCGGGACATGAACTCGCCCAGAATCTCGTCGATGTATTCGTAATAGCCCGGAATCACCCCCTTCAAGATCTCAATCTCGGCCGGAGGCGTCGCGTAGGGCTCGTCCTGGGGGTAGGTGAACTTCCAGAAGCGGTGGCTCACGACGTCGATTCCCCCGAAGTACACCGCGAAGAGATCGACGCTGTGGCGGGCGTACAAATGAAGGC from Candidatus Polarisedimenticolia bacterium includes these protein-coding regions:
- a CDS encoding response regulator, with product MDPRARLNDLHLSGQVEHAEGILAPEEANPRRLLVVDDDPGVQELLQEVLSGAGYRVETAFNSDEAMERIAEANFDGLVVDLVLPEEDGLLLYDRVLQLNPYFRDRVVFISGEAREHQLRRVTRRTGAMVLRKPFNILELMRVLKERGL